A part of Stegostoma tigrinum isolate sSteTig4 chromosome 6, sSteTig4.hap1, whole genome shotgun sequence genomic DNA contains:
- the aqp11 gene encoding aquaporin-11, whose protein sequence is MENILVSISVLAGAVAVCELLRHIAKELLWPWQGRSKGNLSRSPHSEPPNLEVLVELFSTLQLCICTHELRLLGSSGLLGLIPGLTLTYLATLIHVSTFGSATCNPVSCLERYLCGQSNGQIAAAKVLAQLTAASVARRLMELVWALDMSDLHWYHHQHQYKCTSALNTTAENGLVAEFTCAFTLRAALFRFHLLKQRYKIHVVAALITFLVFAAGDLTGAVFNPVLAYSITFNCEGSTYPEYCFVYWLGPLMGAMTAVLLFERESGDGANARLTTEEAKEKKS, encoded by the exons ATGGAGAACATTCTGGTTTCGATCAGTGTCCTGGCTGGCGCTGTGGCGGTGTGTGAACTGCTGCGCCATATAGCCAAGGAGCTTCTGTGGCCCTGGCAGGGCCGCTCAAAGGGAAATCTGAGCCGCAGCCCACACTCTGAGCCCCCTAACCTCGAGGTGTTAGTGGAACTCTTCTCCACCCTGCAGCTGTGCATCTGCACACACGAGCTGCGGCTGCTGGGGAGTTCTGGCctgctgggtttgattccagggcTCACCCTCACTTACCTCGCCACCCTCATCCACGTCAGCACCTTCGGCAGTGCCACCTGCAACCCGGTGAGCTGCCTTGAGCGCTACCTCTGTGGACAGAGCAACGGGCAGATAGCAGCCGCCAAGGTGTTGGCACAGCTCACTGCAGCCTCGGTGGCTCGCCGGCTCATGGAATTGGTGTGGGCCCTGGACATGTCGGACCTGCACTGGTATCACCACCAGCACCAGTACAAATGTACCTCAGCACTAAACACCACCGCTGAAAACGGGCTGGTTGCCGAGTTCACCTGCGCCTTCACTCTGAGGGCTGCACTTTTCAGATTTCACTTGCTGAAGCAGAGGTACAAGATCCATGTGGTGGCTGCATTGATCACATTCCTCGTATTTGCAG CTGGAGACCTGACGGGGGCTGTGTTTAACCCAGTGCTGGCTTACTCTATAACTTTCAACTGCGAAGGAAGTACGTATCCTGAATACTGTTTCGTATACTGGCTTGGACCCTTGATGG GTGCAATGACTGCTGTCTTGTTGTTTGAGAGGGAATCTGGAGATGGTGCTAATGCGAGATTGACAACAGAAGAGGCTAAGGAGAAGAAATCCTGA